A genomic window from Nicotiana sylvestris chromosome 11, ASM39365v2, whole genome shotgun sequence includes:
- the LOC138881243 gene encoding uncharacterized protein, with the protein MKAQALADHLVENPVYDEYQPLSTYFPDEEVNSVEVIPKDTNAWKMFFDGAMNAKGIGIGAILISPTGQHCPATTRLWFFCTNNTAEYEACIRGINMVVDMDVEELLIMGDSDLIIRQAQCEQETRDIKLIPYRQHVEDLRKRFKFVEFRYIPRFDNELADTLATLASMLLYPGNVHIDPLEIQI; encoded by the coding sequence ATGAAAGCTCAAGCCTTGGCGGATCACCTAGTTGAGAATCCTGTTTATGATGAATATCAACctttgagtacctactttccggACGAGGAAGTAAATTCAGTGGAGGTAATTCCaaaagacaccaatgcttggaaaatgttcttcgacggagctATGAATGCAAAAGGTatcgggattggggcaattttgatttcgcccacTGGTCAGCACTGTCCAGCCACAACCCGACTTTGGTTCTTTTGTACAAACAACactgctgagtatgaagcctgcattaggGGTATAAATATGGTAGTTGACATGGATGTGGAAGAAttattaatcatgggagattccgACTTGATTATTCGGCAAGCTCAATGTGAACAGGAAACTCGGGACATCAAGCTTATCCCATACAGGCAACATGTTGAAGATCTTAGAAAACGATTCAAGTTTGTTGAATTCAGGTACATCCCTCGATTCGACAATGAGTTAGCTGACACGttagctactttggcctcgatgctgctATATCCGGgcaatgtccacattgacccGTTGGAGATCCAAATCTGA
- the LOC138881244 gene encoding uncharacterized protein — MPTGRLAKWQILLTEFDIVYVTRTAMKAQALADHLVENPVYDEYQPLSTYFPDEEVNSVEVIPKDTNAWKMFFDGAMNAKGIEIREILISPTGQHCPATTRLWFFCTNNTAEYEACIMSINMAVDMDVEELLIKGDSDLIIRQAQSERETWDIKLIPYRQHVEDLRKRFKFIEFRYIPRFHNELADALATLASMLLYPGNVHIDPLEIQI; from the coding sequence atgcccacaggaaggttagcaaaatggcaaatcctgctcaccgagtttgacatagtctatgtcacccgcacggcgatGAAAGCTCAAGCCTTGGCGGATCACCTAGTTGAGAATCCTGTTTATGATGAATATCAGCctttgagtacctactttccggATGAGGAAGTAAATTCAGTGGAGGTAATTCCaaaagacaccaatgcttggaaaatgttcttcgacggagctATGAATGCAAAAGGTATCGAGATTAGGGAAATTTTGATTTCGCCCACTGGTCAGCACTGTCCAGCCACAACCCGACTTTGGTTCTTTTGTACAAACAACactgctgagtatgaagcctgcattatgagTATAAATATGGCAGTTGACATGGATGTGGAAGAATTATTAATCAAGGGAGATTCCGACCTGATTATTCGGCAAGCTCAAAGTGAACGGGAAACTTGGGACATCAAGCTTATCCCATACAGGCAACATGTTGAAGATCTTAGAAAACGATTCAAGTTTATTGAATTCAGGTACATCCCTCGATTCCACAATGAGTTAGCTGACGCGttagctactttggcctcgatgctgctATATCCGGgcaatgtccacattgacccATTGGAGATCCAAATCTGA